A genomic window from Paenibacillus sp. FSL K6-0276 includes:
- a CDS encoding LamG-like jellyroll fold domain-containing protein, which yields MSAMKIPENKWTHAAFTVNNGTVKVYLDGGEQFSGEGFSNVN from the coding sequence ATTTCCGCTATGAAGATTCCAGAAAATAAATGGACACATGCAGCGTTTACGGTCAACAATGGTACCGTGAAGGTCTACCTCGACGGAGGTGAGCAATTCTCTGGTGAGGGCTTCTCGAATGTAAATTAA